In Treponema sp. OMZ 798, the following proteins share a genomic window:
- a CDS encoding cobyric acid synthase has product MASIMIQGTTSSAGKSLFCTGLCRIFKKRGLKVVPFKSQNMSSIFFTTADGKKISSAQALQAKAAGIEPRPEMNPILLIPKTDVGSKVIILGEEKKEMKAREYFEYKKTCKPIILETFQKLERENDIVVIEGAGSPAEINLNQNDIVNMGMAEMADAPVLLIADIDRGGVFAQLYGTVMLLPEKDRKRIKGMIINKFRGDKSLLDPGIKMIEELVKIPVIATIPYMHLELADEDSLIDDDKKCNTQGQSEAEIEKELDKLAALIEENSDMDFIFKIAGI; this is encoded by the coding sequence ATGGCAAGCATAATGATTCAAGGGACTACATCCTCTGCGGGCAAGTCCCTTTTTTGTACAGGCCTTTGCAGAATCTTTAAAAAGAGGGGCTTAAAGGTTGTTCCCTTTAAATCCCAAAACATGTCCTCGATTTTTTTTACTACAGCTGACGGAAAAAAAATAAGCAGCGCCCAAGCCCTTCAAGCCAAGGCCGCCGGCATTGAACCCCGCCCCGAAATGAATCCCATCCTCCTCATCCCTAAAACGGATGTGGGCTCTAAGGTGATAATTTTGGGAGAAGAAAAAAAAGAGATGAAGGCGCGGGAATATTTTGAGTATAAAAAGACCTGCAAACCTATAATTCTGGAAACCTTTCAAAAGCTTGAAAGGGAAAACGATATTGTGGTTATCGAGGGAGCAGGAAGCCCCGCCGAAATAAACCTAAACCAAAACGACATAGTAAACATGGGCATGGCAGAAATGGCCGATGCTCCCGTCCTTTTGATTGCCGACATAGACAGGGGCGGCGTCTTTGCCCAGCTCTACGGGACCGTAATGCTCCTCCCCGAAAAGGACAGGAAGAGAATTAAGGGCATGATCATAAATAAATTCCGCGGAGACAAGAGCCTTTTAGATCCAGGCATAAAGATGATTGAAGAGCTCGTAAAGATTCCCGTAATCGCTACAATCCCCTACATGCACTTGGAACTCGCCGATGAGGACAGCCTCATAGACGATGATAAAAAATGCAATACCCAAGGCCAAAGCGAGGCCGAGATCGAAAAAGAACTGGACAAACTCGCTGCCCTCATCGAAGAGAACAGCGATATGGATTTTATTTTTAAGATAGCCGGGATTTAA